From one Marmota flaviventris isolate mMarFla1 chromosome 1, mMarFla1.hap1, whole genome shotgun sequence genomic stretch:
- the Ankrd24 gene encoding ankyrin repeat domain-containing protein 24 isoform X9, with amino-acid sequence MTRTCRAAAPFPGRTALMLACEGASPETVEVLLQGGARPGLADALGQDAAHYGALAGDKLILHLLQEAAQRPSPPSGDDSGEASSQNSVSSHDQRGAAKKRKAPQPPASIPMPDDREAYEEIVRLRQERGHLLQKIRGLEQHRDRRQPEVRRQQAWEPQEAEAGSLHSLQRQVQELRQLLAEKQEEKESLGREVESLQSRLSLLESERENTSYDVATLQDEEGELPDFPGAEALLSRQLSPTAQEQVAALQEQVAALTRQNQELMEKVQILEDFEKDEMQMEVNGSAEVVPLVLYDSLRAEFDQLRKQHAEAVWALEQQEAGQAPAAEAAAHRPPQGSDSGANAAPEGPTGAELNGTAALEARVTGAENTGEETAGAEAAEARTLEAATAVPEAEAAADAEAQETEGAGAQAEAAEASAAQVTAVKAAPGGKAGAATPGAEATGPEATERKADNPEEARGEGGAEARLTEPRAAHTEAADTEAARGAGVPAGPGLHPGAAEASEKLQAELETRIRGLEEALRLREREAAAELEAALGKCEAAEAEAGRLRARVREAEGAGAGAGSGGDTGQLRAALEQAREDLRDRDCRLRELEAASAWLDEARAGRLLAEEEARGLRAELARREEARLEQSRELEVLREQLAAARAAGEQQRAAAAELGHARDAAEARAAELAAACEEARRGLAELREASEALRRASVPACEHRRLQEEALELRGRAAGLEQEVVAAGKEAARLRAELERERGGGVARAEHERTVGALQAEVARLQGQLEELERRHERTSAEVFQVQREALFMKSERHAAEAQLATAEQQLRSLRTEAERAREAQSRAQEALDKAKEKDKKITELSKEVFSLKEALKEQPAAPAAPRVEVEVEALRGQVKALQRQMEEAARDHCAVVALYRSHLLYAIQGQMDEDVQRILSQILQMQRLQAQGR; translated from the exons ATGACCAGGACCTGCAGGGCAG CAGCCCCCTTCCCTGGTAGGACAGCCCTGATGCTGGCCTGCGAGGGGGCCAGCCCCGAGACCGTGGAGGTGCTGCTGCAGGGCGGGGCCCGGCCAGGCCTCGCGGACGCCCTGGGCCAGGACGCCGCTCACTATGGTGCCCTAGCGGGGGACAAGCTCATCCTGCACCTTCTGCAAGAGGCAGCTCAGCGTCCCTCCCCGCCCAGTG GGGACGACTCAGGCGAGGCATCATCTCAG AACTCCGTGTCCAGCCACGACCAGCGAGGGGCTGCCAAAAAGCGGAAGGCACCCCAGCCGCCAGCCAGCATTCCCATGCCG GATGATCGCGAAGCCTATGAGGAGATCGTGCGGCTGCGGCAGGAGAGAGGCCACCTCCTGCAGAAGATCCGAGGCCTGGAGCAGCACAGGGACCGGAGGCAGCCAGAGGTCAGGAGGCAGCAGGCCTGGGAG CCGCAGGAGGCCGAGGCCGGCTCGCTCCACAGCCTGCAGAGACAG GTGCAAGAGCTGCGGCAGCTGCTGGcggagaagcaggaggagaaggagagccTGGGCCGAGAGGTGGAAAGTTTGCAGAGCCGGCTGTCCCTGCTGGAG AGCGAGCGGGAGAACACCAGCTATGACGTGGCCACCCTGCAGGATGAGGAAGGGGAGCTGCCCGATTTTCCAG GGGCCGAGGCCCTGCTGTCCCGGCAGCTAAGCCCGACGGCCCAGGAGCAGGTGGCTGCACTGCAGGAGCAGGTGGCTGCACTCACGAGACAGAACCAGGAGCTAATGGAGAAAGTGCag ATCCTGGAGGACTTCGAGAAGGACGAGATGCAGATGGAGGTGAATGGTTCTGCTGAGGTGGTCCCCCTGGTCCTCTATGACTCTCTCCGGGCCGAGTTTGACCAGCTTCGAAAGCAGCATGCAGAGGCCGTGTGGGCGCTGGAGCAGCAGGAGGCAGGGCAGGCCCCAGCGGCAGAGGCAGCTGCCCACCGCCCCCCCCAGGGCTCCGATTCGGGAGCCAACGCGGCCCCAGAGGGACCCACAGGTGCCGAGCTGAACGGCACCGCGGCTCTGGAAGCCCGAGTTACCGGGGCAGAGAACACGGGTGAGGAGACTGCGGGAGCCGAAGCCGCGGAAGCCAGGACTTTGGAAGCGGCCACCGCAGTGCCCGAGGCCGAGGCAGCCGCCGATGCTGAGGCCCAGGAAACAGAGGGGGCGGGAGCCCAGGCCGAGGCAGCGGAGGCCTCCGCAGCGCAGGTGACCGCAGTGAAGGCCGCGCCCGGGGGGAAGGCTGGAGCTGCCACCCCGGGGGCTGAGGCCACTGGCCCAGAGGCCACAGAAAGGAAAGCAGACAACCCAGAGGAGGCCCGCGGCGAGGGCGGTGCCGAAGCCCGGCTCACAGAGCCCCGGGCCGCACACACGGAGGCCGCGGATACGGAGGCCGCCCGGGGCGCCGGGGTCCCCGCGGGCCCCGGCCTGCACCCCGGGGCCGCTGAGGCCTCCGAGAAGCTGCAGGCGGAGCTGGAGACCCGGATTCGCGGCTTGGAGGAGGCGCTGCGGCTGCGAGAGCGGGAGGCGGCTGCCGAGCTGGAAGCGGCCCTGGGCAAGTGCGAGGCCGCAGAGGCCGAGGCCGGTCGGCTGCGGGCGCGGGTGCGCGAGGCCGAGGGCGCCGGGGCCGGTGCGGGCAGCGGTGGCGACACCGGCCAGCTGCGGGCGGCCCTGGAGCAGGCCCGGGAGGACCTTCGCGACCGCGACTGCCGCCTGCGGGAGCTGGAGGCGGCCTCGGCCTGGCTGGACGAGGCGCGGGCCGGCCGGCTGCTGGCCGAGGAGGAGGCCCGGGGCCTGCGGGCGGAGCTGGCCCGACGGGAGGAGGCGCGGCTGGAGCAGAGCCGGGAGCTGGAGGTGCTGCGGGAGCAGCTGGCCGCGGCCAGGGCCGCCGGGGAGCAGCAGCGGGCAGCGGCCGCCGAGCTGGGCCACGCGCGGGACGCGGCCGAGGCCCGGGCCGCGGAGCTGGCCGCGGCCTGCGAGGAGGCCCGGCGGGGCCTGGCGGAGCTGCGCGAGGCCTCCGAGGCCCTCCGCCGGGCGTCCGTGCCCGCCTGCGAGCACCGCCGGctgcaggaggaggccctggagcTGCGCGGCCGCGCCGCCGGCCTGGAGCAGGAGGTGGTGGCCGCCGGCAAGGAGGCCGCGCGGCTGCGGGCGGAGCTGGAGCGGGAGCGCGGGGGCGGCGTGGCCCGCGCGGAGCACGAACGCACGGTGGGCGCGCTGCAGGCCGAGGTGGCCCGGCTGCAGGGGCAGCTGGAGGAGCTGGAGCGCAGGCACGAGAGGACCAGCGCCGAGGTCTTCCAG GTGCAGCGGGAGGCGCTGTTCATGAAGAGCGAGCGGCACGCGGCCGAGGCCCAGCTGGCCACCGCGGAGCAGCAGCTACGGAGCCTACGGACCGAAGCCGAGAGGGCTCGCGAGGCCCAGAGCCGCGCCCAGGAGGCCCTGGACAAGGCCAAGGAGAAGGACAAGAAG ATCACAGAGCTGTCCAAGGAAGTCTTCAGCCTTAAGGAGGCCCTGAAGGAGCAGCCGGCCGCCCCAGCCGCGCCccgggtggaggtggaggtggaggccCTCCGAGGCCAGGTGAAGGCCCTGCAGCGGCAGATGGAG GAGGCTGCCCGTGACCACTGTGCTGTGGTGGCGCTGTATAGGAGCCACCTCCTGTACGCCATCCAG GGCCAGATGGACGAGGACGTGCAGCGGATTCTCAGTCAGATCTTGCAGATGCaaaggctccaggcccagggccgcTGA
- the Ankrd24 gene encoding ankyrin repeat domain-containing protein 24 isoform X3 yields MAGAMGLGKMLGARAWETLSQAPRPGPPPLQLRLSPSDLGSCPPCGPCPIPKPAARGRRQGQDWGKSDERLLQAVENEDAARVAALIARKGLVPTKLDPEGKSAFHLAAMRGAASCLEVMLAHGADVMSTDGAGYNALHLAAKYGHPQCLKQLLQASCVVDIEDGSGWTALHHAAAGGCLSCSEILCSFKAHLNPRDRSGATPLIIAAQMCHADLCWLLLQQGAAANDQDLQGSPDAGLRGGQPRDRGGAAAGRGPARPRGRPGPGRRSLWCPSGGQAHPAPSARGSSASLPAQWGRLRRGIISELRVQPRPARGCQKAEGTPAASQHSHAGQQDDREAYEEIVRLRQERGHLLQKIRGLEQHRDRRQPEPQEAEAGSLHSLQRQVQELRQLLAEKQEEKESLGREVESLQSRLSLLESERENTSYDVATLQDEEGELPDFPGAEALLSRQLSPTAQEQVAALQEQVAALTRQNQELMEKVQILEDFEKDEMQMEVNGSAEVVPLVLYDSLRAEFDQLRKQHAEAVWALEQQEAGQAPAAEAAAHRPPQGSDSGANAAPEGPTGAELNGTAALEARVTGAENTGEETAGAEAAEARTLEAATAVPEAEAAADAEAQETEGAGAQAEAAEASAAQVTAVKAAPGGKAGAATPGAEATGPEATERKADNPEEARGEGGAEARLTEPRAAHTEAADTEAARGAGVPAGPGLHPGAAEASEKLQAELETRIRGLEEALRLREREAAAELEAALGKCEAAEAEAGRLRARVREAEGAGAGAGSGGDTGQLRAALEQAREDLRDRDCRLRELEAASAWLDEARAGRLLAEEEARGLRAELARREEARLEQSRELEVLREQLAAARAAGEQQRAAAAELGHARDAAEARAAELAAACEEARRGLAELREASEALRRASVPACEHRRLQEEALELRGRAAGLEQEVVAAGKEAARLRAELERERGGGVARAEHERTVGALQAEVARLQGQLEELERRHERTSAEVFQVQREALFMKSERHAAEAQLATAEQQLRSLRTEAERAREAQSRAQEALDKAKEKDKKITELSKEVFSLKEALKEQPAAPAAPRVEVEVEALRGQVKALQRQMEEAARDHCAVVALYRSHLLYAIQGQMDEDVQRILSQILQMQRLQAQGR; encoded by the exons ATGGCTGGGGCGATGGGCCTGGGGAAGATGCTGGGGGCGCGAGCTTGGGAGACACTGTCTCAGGCCCCCCGCCCAGGACCACCTCCCCTGCAGCTGCGGCTCAGCCCCAGCGACCTCGGCTCCTGCCCGCCCTGCGGCCCCTGCCCCATCCCGAAGCCGGCAGCCAGAGGCAGGCGCCAG GGCCAGGACTGGGGCAAGAGCGACGAGAGGCTGCTGCAGGCCGTGGAGAACGAGGACGCAGCCCGCGTGGCCGCGCTCATTGCCCGCAAGGGGCTGGTGCCCACAAAACTGGACCCTGAGGGCAAGTCCGC GTTCCACCTGGCAGCCATGCGGGGTGCAGCCAGCTGTCTGGAGGTGATGCTGGCCCACGGCGCCGATGTCATGAGCACGGACGGAGCAG GTTACAACGCCCTCCACCTGGCCGCCAAGTACGGGCACCCGCAGTGTTTGAAGCAGCTGCTGCAG GCATCGTGCGTGGTGGACATCGAGGATGGCAGTGGGTGGACAGCCCTACATCACGCAG CGGCTGGAGGCTGTCTGTCCTGCTCAGAGATACTCTGCTCCTTCAAGGCACATCTGAACCCTCGGGACCGG TCGGGCGCAACGCCTCTCATCATAGCTGCTCAGATGTGCCACGCGGACCTGTGCTGGCTGCTCCTGCAGCAGGGGGCTGCTGCCAATGACCAGGACCTGCAGGGCAG CCCTGATGCTGGCCTGCGAGGGGGCCAGCCCCGAGACCGTGGAGGTGCTGCTGCAGGGCGGGGCCCGGCCAGGCCTCGCGGACGCCCTGGGCCAGGACGCCGCTCACTATGGTGCCCTAGCGGGGGACAAGCTCATCCTGCACCTTCTGCAAGAGGCAGCTCAGCGTCCCTCCCCGCCCAGTG GGGACGACTCAGGCGAGGCATCATCTCAG AACTCCGTGTCCAGCCACGACCAGCGAGGGGCTGCCAAAAAGCGGAAGGCACCCCAGCCGCCAGCCAGCATTCCCATGCCG GGCAACAGGATGATCGCGAAGCCTATGAGGAGATCGTGCGGCTGCGGCAGGAGAGAGGCCACCTCCTGCAGAAGATCCGAGGCCTGGAGCAGCACAGGGACCGGAGGCAGCCAGAG CCGCAGGAGGCCGAGGCCGGCTCGCTCCACAGCCTGCAGAGACAG GTGCAAGAGCTGCGGCAGCTGCTGGcggagaagcaggaggagaaggagagccTGGGCCGAGAGGTGGAAAGTTTGCAGAGCCGGCTGTCCCTGCTGGAG AGCGAGCGGGAGAACACCAGCTATGACGTGGCCACCCTGCAGGATGAGGAAGGGGAGCTGCCCGATTTTCCAG GGGCCGAGGCCCTGCTGTCCCGGCAGCTAAGCCCGACGGCCCAGGAGCAGGTGGCTGCACTGCAGGAGCAGGTGGCTGCACTCACGAGACAGAACCAGGAGCTAATGGAGAAAGTGCag ATCCTGGAGGACTTCGAGAAGGACGAGATGCAGATGGAGGTGAATGGTTCTGCTGAGGTGGTCCCCCTGGTCCTCTATGACTCTCTCCGGGCCGAGTTTGACCAGCTTCGAAAGCAGCATGCAGAGGCCGTGTGGGCGCTGGAGCAGCAGGAGGCAGGGCAGGCCCCAGCGGCAGAGGCAGCTGCCCACCGCCCCCCCCAGGGCTCCGATTCGGGAGCCAACGCGGCCCCAGAGGGACCCACAGGTGCCGAGCTGAACGGCACCGCGGCTCTGGAAGCCCGAGTTACCGGGGCAGAGAACACGGGTGAGGAGACTGCGGGAGCCGAAGCCGCGGAAGCCAGGACTTTGGAAGCGGCCACCGCAGTGCCCGAGGCCGAGGCAGCCGCCGATGCTGAGGCCCAGGAAACAGAGGGGGCGGGAGCCCAGGCCGAGGCAGCGGAGGCCTCCGCAGCGCAGGTGACCGCAGTGAAGGCCGCGCCCGGGGGGAAGGCTGGAGCTGCCACCCCGGGGGCTGAGGCCACTGGCCCAGAGGCCACAGAAAGGAAAGCAGACAACCCAGAGGAGGCCCGCGGCGAGGGCGGTGCCGAAGCCCGGCTCACAGAGCCCCGGGCCGCACACACGGAGGCCGCGGATACGGAGGCCGCCCGGGGCGCCGGGGTCCCCGCGGGCCCCGGCCTGCACCCCGGGGCCGCTGAGGCCTCCGAGAAGCTGCAGGCGGAGCTGGAGACCCGGATTCGCGGCTTGGAGGAGGCGCTGCGGCTGCGAGAGCGGGAGGCGGCTGCCGAGCTGGAAGCGGCCCTGGGCAAGTGCGAGGCCGCAGAGGCCGAGGCCGGTCGGCTGCGGGCGCGGGTGCGCGAGGCCGAGGGCGCCGGGGCCGGTGCGGGCAGCGGTGGCGACACCGGCCAGCTGCGGGCGGCCCTGGAGCAGGCCCGGGAGGACCTTCGCGACCGCGACTGCCGCCTGCGGGAGCTGGAGGCGGCCTCGGCCTGGCTGGACGAGGCGCGGGCCGGCCGGCTGCTGGCCGAGGAGGAGGCCCGGGGCCTGCGGGCGGAGCTGGCCCGACGGGAGGAGGCGCGGCTGGAGCAGAGCCGGGAGCTGGAGGTGCTGCGGGAGCAGCTGGCCGCGGCCAGGGCCGCCGGGGAGCAGCAGCGGGCAGCGGCCGCCGAGCTGGGCCACGCGCGGGACGCGGCCGAGGCCCGGGCCGCGGAGCTGGCCGCGGCCTGCGAGGAGGCCCGGCGGGGCCTGGCGGAGCTGCGCGAGGCCTCCGAGGCCCTCCGCCGGGCGTCCGTGCCCGCCTGCGAGCACCGCCGGctgcaggaggaggccctggagcTGCGCGGCCGCGCCGCCGGCCTGGAGCAGGAGGTGGTGGCCGCCGGCAAGGAGGCCGCGCGGCTGCGGGCGGAGCTGGAGCGGGAGCGCGGGGGCGGCGTGGCCCGCGCGGAGCACGAACGCACGGTGGGCGCGCTGCAGGCCGAGGTGGCCCGGCTGCAGGGGCAGCTGGAGGAGCTGGAGCGCAGGCACGAGAGGACCAGCGCCGAGGTCTTCCAG GTGCAGCGGGAGGCGCTGTTCATGAAGAGCGAGCGGCACGCGGCCGAGGCCCAGCTGGCCACCGCGGAGCAGCAGCTACGGAGCCTACGGACCGAAGCCGAGAGGGCTCGCGAGGCCCAGAGCCGCGCCCAGGAGGCCCTGGACAAGGCCAAGGAGAAGGACAAGAAG ATCACAGAGCTGTCCAAGGAAGTCTTCAGCCTTAAGGAGGCCCTGAAGGAGCAGCCGGCCGCCCCAGCCGCGCCccgggtggaggtggaggtggaggccCTCCGAGGCCAGGTGAAGGCCCTGCAGCGGCAGATGGAG GAGGCTGCCCGTGACCACTGTGCTGTGGTGGCGCTGTATAGGAGCCACCTCCTGTACGCCATCCAG GGCCAGATGGACGAGGACGTGCAGCGGATTCTCAGTCAGATCTTGCAGATGCaaaggctccaggcccagggccgcTGA